Proteins from a genomic interval of Haloplasma contractile SSD-17B:
- a CDS encoding nucleotidyltransferase, with translation MNATGIIVEYNPLHNGHLYHIKETRKRSQCDVLIAVMSGDFVQRGEPAILNKHIRARQALKSGVDIVIELPYLYSVQSADFFALGAVSLLDALHVSNLYFGSESGNIDELKTVAHYLDHNEVNTHIKSLIKEGNSYPVATSLALKHYTDFNLINPNDILGVRYIKSIESIGSMIEPCTIKRIQSNYHDESINNDSSIASATSIRKAILGEENSASIKHVVPDYVYSDLKIHKLTSWTDFYPYLKYKIISSGEYLLDIHEMNREIYSRIIKFIHLSKHYETFINSLTTKRLTKARLQRVLCNVLLDVKKNHIQVQKLNQGPKYSRILGISKVGQDYIKETKHKVRLPLITNISKQNFHYVSFDEQITDLYHFIDGQSRCKIPIFD, from the coding sequence ATGAATGCAACAGGAATTATAGTAGAATATAATCCATTACATAATGGGCATTTATACCACATAAAGGAAACAAGAAAAAGATCTCAGTGCGATGTGTTAATTGCAGTGATGAGTGGCGATTTTGTACAACGCGGTGAACCAGCGATTTTAAATAAGCATATAAGAGCACGACAAGCACTCAAATCAGGTGTAGACATTGTAATTGAACTGCCCTATCTCTATAGTGTTCAAAGTGCTGATTTCTTTGCCTTAGGCGCTGTATCATTACTAGACGCATTACATGTATCAAATCTCTACTTTGGCAGTGAGAGCGGCAATATTGATGAATTAAAGACGGTTGCTCACTACTTAGATCATAATGAAGTTAATACCCACATTAAATCATTGATTAAAGAAGGTAATAGTTACCCAGTCGCGACTAGTCTTGCTCTCAAACACTATACAGATTTTAATTTAATTAACCCTAATGATATCCTTGGAGTACGTTACATAAAGTCGATAGAGTCAATAGGATCTATGATTGAACCTTGTACCATCAAAAGAATACAGTCTAACTATCATGATGAATCGATAAATAACGATTCATCAATAGCGAGTGCAACAAGTATTAGAAAGGCAATACTTGGAGAAGAGAATAGTGCCTCAATAAAGCACGTCGTACCCGATTACGTATATAGTGATTTAAAAATACATAAATTAACATCATGGACTGATTTTTATCCATATTTAAAGTACAAAATTATTAGTAGTGGTGAATACTTACTCGATATTCATGAAATGAATCGGGAAATCTATAGTCGAATAATAAAATTCATACACTTGTCAAAACACTATGAAACTTTTATTAATAGTTTAACAACGAAGCGATTAACAAAAGCCCGTTTACAACGCGTTCTTTGTAATGTTTTATTAGATGTTAAAAAGAATCATATACAAGTTCAAAAATTGAATCAAGGTCCAAAATATTCTCGCATTTTAGGAATTAGCAAAGTCGGGCAAGACTACATTAAGGAGACTAAACACAAAGTCCGTCTTCCCTTAATTACAAATATCTCTAAGCAAAACTTTCACTATGTATCGTTCGATGAACAAATCACCGACTTGTATCATTTTATTGATGGTCAATCGAGATGTAAAATACCTATTTTTGATTAA
- a CDS encoding YceD family protein, producing the protein MKWTIAQLKKLGRDPFEVNETVNYSDIAKQHHDIRKISDVTITGTGQVMRESVMFNLNIQCELTLGCALTLEDVKYPINIDTQEIFSWDENADDENEDIVVVKGLTVEIAPIIWQNIVLNIPIRVVAEGAHERMKRKGSDWQIVDENESLEKQEKIDPRFAVLKNLFKDEDKEDQ; encoded by the coding sequence TTGAAATGGACAATCGCTCAACTGAAAAAACTTGGACGTGATCCGTTTGAAGTCAATGAAACGGTGAACTATTCTGACATTGCAAAACAACATCATGATATACGTAAGATATCAGATGTTACAATCACAGGAACAGGACAAGTCATGAGAGAAAGTGTTATGTTTAATTTAAATATTCAGTGTGAACTCACATTAGGATGTGCTCTTACATTAGAAGATGTAAAGTATCCTATTAATATTGACACTCAAGAGATCTTTTCTTGGGATGAAAATGCTGATGATGAAAACGAAGATATTGTAGTTGTTAAAGGGCTTACTGTTGAAATAGCCCCTATAATATGGCAAAATATTGTGCTTAACATTCCAATACGCGTCGTAGCAGAAGGTGCTCACGAACGTATGAAGCGTAAAGGAAGCGATTGGCAGATAGTTGATGAAAACGAATCTCTCGAAAAACAAGAAAAAATTGATCCTCGTTTTGCTGTATTGAAAAATCTATTTAAAGATGAAGACAAAGAAGATCAATAA
- the rpmF gene encoding 50S ribosomal protein L32, which translates to MAVPFRRTSKTRKRKRRTHFKLRVPGMVECPNCGEHKLSHRICKSCGHYKGKEVISK; encoded by the coding sequence ATGGCAGTACCTTTTAGACGTACATCTAAAACTAGAAAGCGTAAAAGACGAACTCATTTCAAATTACGAGTACCTGGTATGGTAGAATGTCCAAACTGTGGTGAACACAAATTATCTCATAGAATATGTAAATCATGTGGTCATTACAAAGGTAAAGAAGTGATCTCAAAATAA
- the deoC gene encoding deoxyribose-phosphate aldolase: MNVNKLIDHTYLKPEGTIKNIKAICEEARANNFMSVCVNPGWIEDAKQLLEGSEVLIATVIGFPLGANTISTKVFETKDAIEKGADEIDMVMNIGRAKQGDFDYIENEIRQIVQAANGKCVKVIIETALLTDEEKVKACEAAKKANATFVKTSTGFSTGGATVADVALMRKTVGPDIGVKASGGVRTPDDLKNMVEAGATRIGTSNGVKLVNNEDATEGY, translated from the coding sequence ATGAATGTTAACAAATTAATTGACCATACGTACCTAAAACCTGAAGGAACAATAAAAAATATTAAAGCAATTTGTGAAGAGGCAAGAGCTAATAACTTTATGTCAGTTTGCGTTAATCCAGGATGGATTGAAGATGCTAAACAATTACTTGAAGGTTCTGAAGTGTTAATCGCAACTGTAATCGGATTTCCTTTAGGAGCAAATACTATTAGCACAAAAGTATTTGAAACAAAGGATGCTATAGAAAAAGGTGCCGATGAAATTGATATGGTGATGAATATAGGTCGTGCAAAACAAGGCGACTTTGACTATATAGAAAATGAAATTCGTCAAATTGTACAGGCTGCAAACGGGAAATGTGTAAAAGTAATCATAGAAACAGCGCTATTAACAGATGAAGAAAAAGTAAAAGCTTGTGAAGCAGCTAAAAAGGCAAATGCAACATTTGTTAAGACTTCAACTGGATTCTCAACAGGAGGAGCGACTGTCGCTGATGTAGCCTTGATGAGAAAAACGGTAGGGCCTGATATTGGCGTAAAAGCATCTGGTGGTGTAAGAACACCTGATGATTTAAAAAACATGGTAGAAGCAGGCGCTACGCGTATTGGTACTTCAAATGGTGTTAAACTAGTAAATAATGAAGATGCAACTGAAGGCTACTAA
- the deoD gene encoding purine-nucleoside phosphorylase, translating to MSIPTAHIEVKESDVIAETVLLPGDPLRAKFIAENFLENPVQFNTVRNMFGFTGTYKGKKISVMGSGMGMASIGIYSYELIHFYGVKNLIRVGSCGAFQPNLNLYDIVIGMSASTNSNYASQYNLPGSYAPTASYTLLKKAVDIAEDKGYDVNVGNILSSDIFYDDDADAWKRWAKMGVLAVEMEAAALYMNANRAGVNALTILTVSDSLVTHEQTTSEERQTAFTKMMEIALELA from the coding sequence ATGTCAATTCCAACAGCACATATAGAAGTAAAAGAGTCAGATGTAATTGCAGAAACGGTACTATTACCAGGAGATCCACTTCGCGCTAAATTTATTGCAGAAAATTTCTTAGAGAACCCTGTACAGTTCAATACTGTTCGTAACATGTTTGGGTTTACAGGAACTTATAAAGGAAAAAAAATCTCAGTAATGGGATCTGGAATGGGAATGGCATCAATCGGTATTTATAGTTATGAACTGATTCATTTTTATGGAGTGAAGAATTTAATACGTGTTGGTTCATGTGGTGCTTTCCAACCAAATCTTAATTTATATGATATTGTGATTGGTATGAGTGCTTCTACAAACTCGAACTATGCAAGTCAATATAATTTACCTGGAAGCTACGCACCAACTGCTTCTTATACATTGCTTAAAAAAGCAGTTGATATAGCAGAAGATAAAGGGTATGACGTAAATGTAGGTAACATTTTGTCATCTGATATCTTCTATGATGATGATGCAGATGCATGGAAACGTTGGGCAAAAATGGGAGTCCTTGCAGTTGAGATGGAAGCAGCAGCTCTTTATATGAATGCAAACCGAGCAGGTGTTAATGCTTTAACAATCCTTACTGTTTCAGATTCGTTAGTGACTCATGAACAAACAACATCTGAAGAGCGTCAAACAGCATTTACAAAAATGATGGAAATTGCGTTAGAATTAGCATAA
- the yfmF gene encoding EF-P 5-aminopentanol modification-associated protein YfmF has protein sequence MDKKVFKIGGLRLHVYKTDKFKTTDVVLNFRNKLNPEEVTARAILPYVLKAGTNNYPSKQAINKELEKLYGASLGVSVNKNGAAHLLSFRMSLVNDKYLRYEESLLDKAFQLFSDVIFNPSTNDGAFEEKIINEEKRLLKDHFNSLKDNKIKYSLSRLIEVMCANEDFKSKSIGRLEDVDDITPHNLYELYQRILKTDTIDLFIIGDVDENRVKNVVTNYFKFDERPIHEDVIDRVKPETITPRIEIEKHNVKQGKLNIGFRTNTWGTDDDYYSLLVMNGVLGAYPHSLLFRNVREKESLCYYIASRIDKAKGLLLIFSGVEIDQFEKALTIIREQLEMVQNGKFDDSMIDDTKRTIVNGILELHDSPISILGNEYNYMMYGDHFDLDNIINKINSVTKEDIVSVANKIQEDTVFFLTGNEVK, from the coding sequence ATGGATAAAAAAGTATTTAAAATAGGTGGTTTAAGGTTACATGTTTACAAAACGGATAAATTTAAGACTACAGATGTCGTTTTAAACTTTCGTAACAAATTAAATCCCGAAGAAGTCACTGCACGTGCTATACTTCCTTATGTATTAAAAGCAGGAACAAATAATTATCCATCTAAGCAAGCAATTAATAAAGAATTAGAGAAATTGTATGGGGCTAGCTTAGGTGTATCCGTTAATAAAAATGGAGCTGCACATCTTCTATCATTTCGTATGTCATTAGTTAATGATAAATATTTACGTTATGAGGAGAGTTTACTGGATAAGGCCTTTCAGTTATTTAGTGATGTAATCTTTAATCCTAGTACAAATGACGGTGCATTTGAAGAAAAAATCATTAATGAGGAAAAACGATTACTAAAGGATCATTTTAATTCGTTAAAGGATAATAAAATAAAGTACTCACTTAGTCGCTTAATAGAAGTCATGTGTGCAAATGAAGACTTTAAAAGCAAGTCAATCGGTAGATTAGAAGACGTTGATGACATTACACCGCATAACTTATACGAACTTTATCAACGTATTTTAAAGACTGATACAATTGATTTATTTATAATAGGTGATGTGGATGAGAACCGAGTTAAGAATGTCGTTACTAACTATTTCAAATTCGACGAAAGACCGATTCATGAAGATGTTATTGATCGTGTAAAACCTGAAACAATAACACCACGAATTGAAATTGAAAAGCATAATGTTAAGCAAGGTAAATTAAATATTGGATTTAGAACGAATACATGGGGTACAGATGACGACTATTACTCTCTTCTAGTGATGAATGGTGTACTAGGTGCATACCCTCATTCGTTATTATTTAGAAATGTAAGGGAAAAAGAAAGTTTATGTTATTACATAGCTAGTAGGATTGATAAAGCTAAGGGTTTATTACTCATTTTCTCTGGTGTTGAAATAGATCAATTCGAAAAGGCACTTACAATTATTCGTGAACAACTTGAAATGGTTCAAAATGGAAAATTTGATGATTCAATGATTGATGATACGAAACGAACGATTGTTAACGGTATTTTAGAATTACATGACTCTCCTATATCTATTCTTGGTAATGAATATAACTACATGATGTATGGAGATCATTTTGATTTAGATAATATAATTAATAAAATCAACAGTGTTACAAAAGAGGATATTGTTAGTGTTGCGAATAAGATTCAAGAAGATACTGTATTCTTCTTAACTGGGAACGAGGTGAAATAA
- the yfmH gene encoding EF-P 5-aminopentanol modification-associated protein YfmH, with the protein MERIVYDNIKEQIFYEQLENGLQVYLLPKPGFNKYYGTFTTKYGSIDNQFTPIGKTELVKVPDGIAHFLEHKMFESEEGDVFEEFTKFGANTNAFTAFNRTAYLFSCTSNFEQNLNILLNFVQEPYFTDESVEKEKGIIAQEIKMYDDNPDWRLYFGTIDNLYKENPVKVDIAGTVESIDQITKEHLYECYNTFYHPSNMLLFVVGDFNPEETIQLIKNNQGKRQFPKLSKLERNYIFESNQVDQVKNVLHMDVGTPKVHVAIKDGKSDLQGMDLLRKEIAMDIIFDHLFSRSSDYYKELMEEQLINDTFGYELTFEYSYGFALAGGDTSKPDELAERLRSILLEAKNLKMTQEAFDQIKHKKLGATMKGFNSIENIANSFTRFKFNDMNLFDAIKVYEEFTLDELNDYLDFFSEEAITTMMVLPNE; encoded by the coding sequence ATGGAACGTATTGTATATGATAATATTAAAGAACAAATATTTTATGAACAATTAGAGAATGGTTTGCAAGTCTATCTATTACCTAAGCCCGGTTTTAATAAATACTATGGAACATTTACAACAAAGTACGGATCAATTGATAATCAATTCACACCGATAGGAAAGACAGAGTTAGTAAAGGTTCCCGACGGTATTGCACACTTTCTAGAGCATAAAATGTTTGAGAGTGAAGAAGGCGATGTGTTTGAAGAGTTTACAAAGTTCGGTGCGAATACAAATGCATTTACAGCGTTCAATCGTACAGCTTACCTCTTTTCATGTACATCAAATTTTGAACAGAATTTAAATATACTACTTAATTTTGTACAAGAACCATATTTTACAGACGAATCGGTAGAAAAGGAAAAAGGAATCATTGCACAGGAAATTAAAATGTATGATGATAATCCAGACTGGCGCTTATACTTTGGTACAATTGATAACTTGTATAAAGAAAATCCAGTAAAGGTGGATATAGCGGGAACGGTCGAATCGATTGATCAAATCACAAAGGAACATTTATACGAATGCTATAACACGTTCTATCATCCATCTAATATGTTGTTATTCGTTGTGGGGGATTTTAATCCTGAGGAAACAATACAGTTAATTAAAAACAACCAAGGTAAAAGACAATTTCCTAAGCTTTCCAAGTTAGAACGGAATTACATTTTTGAGAGTAACCAAGTTGATCAGGTTAAAAATGTTCTACATATGGATGTAGGAACGCCAAAGGTTCATGTCGCAATCAAGGATGGTAAATCTGATTTACAAGGAATGGACTTACTTCGTAAGGAGATAGCAATGGATATTATATTTGACCATCTATTTAGCAGAAGTTCAGACTATTACAAGGAGTTAATGGAAGAACAACTGATAAACGACACATTTGGTTATGAATTGACGTTTGAATATTCATATGGATTTGCTTTAGCGGGAGGAGACACGAGTAAACCGGATGAATTAGCAGAACGTTTAAGGTCAATCCTGTTAGAAGCGAAGAATTTAAAAATGACTCAGGAAGCATTTGATCAAATAAAGCATAAAAAACTAGGTGCGACAATGAAAGGGTTTAATTCAATTGAGAATATAGCAAACTCATTCACACGATTTAAATTTAATGATATGAATTTATTTGATGCTATTAAGGTATATGAAGAGTTTACTTTAGATGAATTAAATGACTATCTTGACTTCTTCAGTGAAGAAGCGATTACAACAATGATGGTTTTACCAAACGAATAA
- a CDS encoding single-stranded DNA-binding protein: protein MLNQVVLVGRLVKDPELRYTNDNKQVTNVTLAVNRSFKNVETGEYDTDFIRCTLWSGIAQTTTEYCSKGSVIGVKGRLVTRYQEFEPNKRINYPEVIAEKVTFISTNNKKNEELPN, encoded by the coding sequence ATGTTAAACCAGGTTGTTTTAGTAGGAAGACTTGTAAAAGATCCAGAACTTCGCTATACCAATGATAATAAACAAGTAACAAATGTTACTCTTGCTGTTAATCGTAGTTTCAAAAATGTTGAGACAGGGGAATATGATACGGATTTCATTCGTTGTACCCTTTGGTCAGGAATTGCACAAACGACAACTGAGTATTGTAGTAAAGGGAGTGTCATTGGAGTAAAAGGGCGCTTGGTTACACGTTACCAAGAGTTCGAACCAAATAAACGGATTAATTATCCAGAGGTAATAGCGGAAAAGGTGACGTTTATTAGTACAAACAATAAAAAAAACGAAGAATTACCAAACTAA
- a CDS encoding thymidylate synthase, with product MEQHYLDLCRHILDHGTKKNDRTGTGTISTFGYQMRFDLSKGFPLLTTKKVHLKSIIHELLWFINGDTNVNYLQENGVRIWNEWADEDGNLGPVYGAQWRRWESTDGTITDQLTDVIEQIKTNPDSRRLIVNAWNVGDLDKMALPPCHLLFQFYVNDGKLSCQLYQRSADVFLGVPFNIASYSLLTMMVAQVTGLKPGEFVHTLGDAHIYNNHLEQVKLQLTRAIRPLPNMVINKNVKNIFDFTYDDFKLTDYNPHPHIKGKVAV from the coding sequence ATGGAACAACATTATTTAGACTTATGTAGACACATATTAGACCATGGAACAAAAAAGAATGACCGCACAGGTACAGGCACCATCTCTACTTTTGGCTATCAAATGCGTTTTGACTTAAGTAAGGGATTTCCTTTGCTTACAACGAAAAAGGTACATTTAAAATCAATCATTCATGAATTATTATGGTTTATAAATGGCGATACAAACGTAAACTATCTACAAGAAAACGGTGTAAGAATTTGGAATGAGTGGGCTGATGAAGATGGAAATTTAGGACCAGTATATGGAGCTCAGTGGAGACGCTGGGAATCAACAGACGGAACGATTACTGACCAACTAACAGATGTCATTGAACAGATTAAAACAAATCCTGATTCTAGACGGTTAATTGTAAATGCCTGGAATGTGGGAGACCTTGATAAAATGGCTTTGCCGCCTTGCCACTTATTATTTCAATTCTACGTAAATGATGGAAAATTATCCTGTCAATTATACCAGCGATCTGCGGATGTATTCCTAGGTGTACCATTTAATATAGCATCTTACAGTTTGTTAACGATGATGGTGGCACAAGTTACTGGACTTAAACCAGGGGAGTTTGTACATACATTGGGTGACGCTCACATTTATAATAATCACTTAGAACAAGTAAAATTGCAGTTGACACGGGCGATTAGACCATTACCTAATATGGTCATTAATAAAAATGTGAAGAACATTTTCGATTTTACTTACGATGACTTTAAACTAACAGATTATAATCCACATCCTCATATCAAAGGAAAAGTTGCCGTTTAA
- a CDS encoding dihydrofolate reductase, whose product MLSIIVAFDQNRLIGKDNKMPWHFKEDLRYFKEVTIGHKVVMGRKTFESIVSYIGGPLPERDNIVLSRNLFPNDEVESFKSIDDFLNVYKDHDEEVFIIGGKTIYEQLLPFAKRLYITHIEQEYEGDTYFPNVNYDQYIKLNERQSGVLRFCVYERRIKDEQ is encoded by the coding sequence ATGTTATCGATTATAGTAGCGTTTGATCAAAATAGATTAATAGGGAAAGATAATAAAATGCCGTGGCATTTTAAAGAAGATTTACGTTATTTTAAGGAAGTAACCATAGGTCACAAAGTGGTTATGGGAAGAAAAACCTTTGAATCCATTGTATCGTACATAGGTGGACCACTGCCTGAAAGGGATAATATTGTATTAAGCCGTAATCTGTTTCCTAATGATGAAGTCGAATCCTTTAAAAGTATTGATGATTTTTTAAACGTCTATAAGGATCACGATGAAGAAGTTTTTATAATTGGTGGTAAGACAATCTATGAACAATTACTACCTTTTGCAAAGCGGTTATATATTACACATATTGAACAAGAATATGAAGGAGATACTTATTTTCCTAACGTGAATTATGACCAATATATAAAATTAAATGAACGACAATCAGGGGTATTACGCTTCTGTGTCTATGAAAGGAGGATTAAAGATGAACAATAA
- a CDS encoding lysophospholipid acyltransferase family protein produces MNNKTYLLPKVIFLTILFMIIFGLYDVLSIVLFTLASFIIALVFEVTYIYVKSLIFERRVEKGKSPSLQTIYNVVNRVMILVNNLLRINVIVKGYNHFDSQENYVIYSNHQSNADIIVMLEAFRDPIAFMAKKETSKIPIVSRWMRLMGCTFLDRKDVRAQIKTLKESINQVKNGYNMVIFPEGTRSKGSEMLDFKAGSLKIALKSKAKILPVTLNNVYTFSNKWPFRRTNVTVHIHEPMEYEMYMDLDTGELADKVKSIISTKIDKN; encoded by the coding sequence ATGAACAATAAAACCTATCTTTTGCCTAAGGTCATATTTTTAACAATTTTATTTATGATTATATTTGGGCTATACGATGTACTTAGTATTGTATTATTCACATTAGCATCGTTTATTATTGCATTAGTATTTGAAGTCACTTATATCTACGTGAAGTCTTTGATCTTTGAAAGGCGAGTGGAAAAAGGTAAATCACCTTCATTACAAACAATCTATAATGTCGTAAATCGTGTGATGATATTGGTTAATAATCTGTTGCGAATAAATGTGATTGTGAAAGGATACAATCACTTCGACTCTCAAGAGAACTATGTAATCTACTCAAATCATCAGAGTAATGCGGATATTATAGTTATGTTAGAAGCTTTCAGGGATCCTATTGCATTTATGGCAAAAAAAGAAACGAGTAAGATTCCTATTGTCTCTCGCTGGATGCGTCTAATGGGATGTACATTCTTAGATCGCAAAGACGTCAGAGCACAAATTAAAACACTAAAAGAAAGTATTAATCAAGTTAAGAATGGATATAACATGGTGATTTTCCCAGAAGGAACAAGAAGTAAGGGATCGGAGATGTTAGACTTTAAGGCAGGAAGCCTTAAAATTGCTTTAAAATCTAAAGCAAAAATTTTACCTGTAACTCTAAATAATGTTTATACGTTTTCTAATAAGTGGCCATTTAGACGAACAAACGTAACGGTTCATATCCATGAACCAATGGAATATGAAATGTATATGGACTTAGATACAGGTGAACTAGCCGATAAGGTAAAATCAATTATAAGTACTAAAATAGATAAAAACTAA